In Papaver somniferum cultivar HN1 chromosome 1, ASM357369v1, whole genome shotgun sequence, a genomic segment contains:
- the LOC113302171 gene encoding heavy metal-associated isoprenylated plant protein 7-like has protein sequence MVVSVFRELLRFRFRFAGITFKFMWQVVNQQQLFVFCVSIFLYIFPRQLWRSILMIFLHNIRRDLSLEKKRVTGSSKGLALQIRRILKLRSSLAKFTNMGEEKKEEEKKEEEKKSEEEKKAEEPPEMVFRVDMHCEACAKKVAKSLRGFEGVEEVRTDCKAHLVVVKGKTADPVKVCERIQKKSGRKVEIISPLPKPPEEEKKEENTENKPAEEEKKDEPPPVITVILNVRMHCEACAQVLDKRIRKFQGVEAVETDLINSKVTVKGIMDPAKLIENVYKKTKKQVSIVVEEKKEEEKKEEEKKEEEKKAEEKKEGAEEAKAEDHETTSDIKKSEYWPPKYNVEYAYAPQIFSDENPNACSVM, from the exons ATGGTGGTGTCTGTTTTTCGTGAGCTTCTTAGATTCAGGTTCAGATTTGCAGGCATCACATTCAAGTTTATGTGGCAAG TAGTCAATCAGCAGCAGTTGTTCGTCTTTTGTGTCAGCATTTTCCTATATATATTCCCACGTCAGCTTTGGAGGTCCATATTAATGATCTTTCTGCACAACATACGAAGAGATCTCTCTCTTGAGAAAAAGAGAGTAACAGGCTCATCGAAGGGTCTTGCTCTACAGATCCGAAGGATTTTGAAACTCAGATCATCACTAGCTAAGTTCACAAACATGGGAGAG gagaagaaggaagaagagaagaaagaagaagaaaaaaaatcagaagaagaaaagaaagcagaGGAACCTCCAGAGATGGTTTTTAGAGTCGATATGCACTGTGAAGCTTGTGCAAAGAAAGTTGCTAAATCCCTTAGAGGGTTCGAAG GAGTGGAAGAAGTAAGAACAGACTGCAAAGCTCATCTAGTTGTGGTTAAAGGGAAAACTGCAGACCCAGTTAAAGTTTGTGAAAGAATCCAAAAGAAAAGTGGTAGGAAAGTAGAGATAATTTCTCCTTTACCAAAACcaccagaagaagaaaagaaagaagaaaacactgaaaataagccagcagaagaagaaaagaaagatgaa CCTCCTCCGGTAATTACAGTAATATTAAACGTACGCATGCATTGTGAAGCATGCGCTCAAGTTCTGGATAAACGTATACGGAAATTTCAAG GTGTGGAAGCAGTGGAAACCGATCTGATAAACAGCAAAGTGACCGTAAAAGGTATTATGGATCCAGCAAAGCTGATAGAGAACGTGTACAAGAAGACTAAGAAGCAAGTTTCAATAGTGGtcgaagagaagaaagaagaagagaaaaaagaagaagagaagaaagaagaagagaagaaagcagaagaaaagaaggaaggagcAGAAGAAGCTAAAGCCGAAGACCATGAGACTACGAGTGATATTAAGAAAAGTGAATATTGGCCTCCTAAGTATAACGTAGAATATGCTTATGCACCTCAAATTTTTAGTGATGAGAATCCTAATGCATGCTCTGTTATGTAA